The following proteins are encoded in a genomic region of Primulina huaijiensis isolate GDHJ02 chromosome 3, ASM1229523v2, whole genome shotgun sequence:
- the LOC140973847 gene encoding protein ORANGE, chloroplastic, which produces MLCSGRILPVSHVATPFYSSHSRCYLQGKLKSNIKWRSKAADAESSSFAASVDSNSLTDKNSSAFCIIEGPETVQDFAKMELQEIQDNIRSRRNKIFLQMEEVRRLRIQQRIKRAELGIVKENQESELPSFPSFIPFLPPLNSSNLKQYYASCFSLIAGVMLFGGLLAPTLELKLGLGGTSYADFISSMHLPMQLSEVDPIVASFSGGAVGVISALMVVEINNVKQQEHKRCKYCLGTGYLACARCSSTGSLVLIEPVSALGSGNLHLSPPKTERCSNCSGSGKVMCPTCLCTGMAMASEHDPRIDPFD; this is translated from the exons ATGCTCTGTTCGGGTCGAATTCTACCAGTTTCTCATGTGGCGACGCCGTTTTATTCATCGCACTCTCGATGCTACCTCCAGGGGAAGCTAAAGTCCAACATCAAATGGAGATCCAAGGCTGCCGACGCCGAATCCTCCTCTTTTGCTGCTTCCGTTGATTCCAATTCCTTGACTGATAAAAATTCGTCTGC ATTTTGCATAATTGAAGGACCGGAGACAGTCCAGGACTTTGCGAAAATGGAATTACAGGAAATTCAGGATAATATCCGGAGTCgacgaaataaaatatttttgcagaTGGAGGAG GTGCGGCGGCTTAGAATACAGCAAAGGATTAAACGCGCAGAGCTAGGGATTGTAAAGGAAAATCAAGAAAGCGAGCTTCCCAGTTTCCCTTCATTTATTCCTTTTTTACCTCCTTTG AACTCTTCGAATCTGAAGCAATACTATGCTTCTTGTTTCTCTCTTATTGCTGGAGTAATGCTTTTTGGTGGTCTTCTAGCTCCCACG CTAGAGCTCAAACTGGGTTTGGGTGGGACATCATATGCTGATTTTATCAGCAGTATGCATCTTCCAATGCAATTGAG TGAGGTTGATCCAATCGTGGCATCATTTTCGGGAGGAGCAGTAGGAGTGATATCTGCTTTGATGGTGGTGGAGATAAATAATGTGAAGCAGCAGGAACATAAGAGATGCAAGTACTGTCTTGGTACAG GATATCTTGCTTGTGCTCGCTGTTCAAGCACTGGATCTCTTGTGCTTATTGAACCAGTTTCCGCACTGGGTAGTGGAAACCTGCATTTGTCGCCACCTAAAACAGAGCGGTGTTCTAACTGTTCAGGATCAGGAAAG GTGATGTGTCCTACTTGTCTTTGCACTGGAATGGCTATGGCTAGCGAGCACGACCCACGTATCGATCCCTTCGACTGA